Proteins encoded together in one Synechococcus sp. BL107 window:
- the minC gene encoding septum site-determining protein MinC, producing the protein MDDAIELDPRGMKVKLPNHRDRHWKDAIKDLLDAANTECVDLDCGDWFLTYTDLQDLMVHVDQSGRRLDSLISNVPATVVSAKAFGVEARLQQSEPFGSRELISQELPSESTPTQPTGVMFHQGTLRSGDYLQSDRSILIYGDVNPGATVSSSGDILIWGRLRGVAHAGADGSTQARIIALQLRPLQLRIADAVARGPADLPQPGLAEQASLREGVIRIDPAEVMSFQHG; encoded by the coding sequence ATGGACGACGCGATCGAACTGGACCCCAGAGGAATGAAAGTAAAACTCCCAAACCACCGTGACAGGCACTGGAAGGACGCGATCAAAGACTTGCTTGACGCTGCAAACACGGAGTGTGTTGATCTCGACTGTGGGGATTGGTTTCTCACTTACACCGACCTTCAAGACCTGATGGTTCACGTGGATCAAAGCGGGCGACGGCTTGATTCGTTGATCAGCAACGTTCCTGCCACCGTTGTGAGTGCCAAAGCGTTTGGTGTTGAAGCAAGGCTTCAACAGTCGGAACCGTTTGGCTCAAGAGAGCTGATCAGCCAGGAACTCCCAAGCGAATCAACACCGACCCAGCCGACTGGCGTGATGTTTCATCAGGGAACATTGCGCTCTGGTGACTACCTGCAAAGCGATCGGAGCATTCTGATTTATGGAGATGTCAATCCTGGAGCCACGGTCAGCTCGTCTGGAGACATTCTTATTTGGGGTCGACTCAGAGGTGTGGCCCATGCAGGGGCAGATGGATCGACCCAAGCTCGGATCATTGCGCTGCAACTTCGCCCTCTTCAGCTCCGTATCGCCGATGCTGTCGCGCGAGGACCGGCTGACCTTCCCCAACCTGGGTTAGCGGAACAAGCCTCCCTTCGTGAGGGTGTCATCAGAATCGATCCAGCCGAAGTGATGAGCTTCCAACACGGTTGA